Proteins encoded together in one Drosophila gunungcola strain Sukarami chromosome 2R unlocalized genomic scaffold, Dgunungcola_SK_2 000013F, whole genome shotgun sequence window:
- the LOC128256079 gene encoding acidic mammalian chitinase, giving the protein MAKLLALLAVLCLSQVIGAERIVNCYWGTWANYRSGSGKFDVSNIDAGLCTHLSYSFFGINDSGEIVSLDTWLDYDLGFISQAVGLKHQNSNLKVLAVVGGWNEGSTKYSSMAGDWYKRQNFINSALNLLRNHGFDGLDLDWEYPNQRGGNWNDRSNFVTLLREIKEAFAPYGYELGIAVGAGESLASGSYEIANIAQHVDFINVMTYDFAMASDGQTGFNAPQWAVENAIYFWMSQGAPAHKLVLGVGMYGRSFQLSDSSQNWPGAPCRGEGAAGSYTGSTGYLGYNEICQNNWHTVFDYNNAAPYAYSGDQWVSFDNVLSVQYKMDFALRNNLAGAMIWSLETDDYRGNCGETYPLLKTINRKLRW; this is encoded by the exons TGCTGAAC GCATCGTGAACTGTTACTGGGGCACCTGGGCCAACTACCGCAGCGGCAGTGGCAAGTTCGATGTGTCCAACATCGATGCCGGCCTATGCACCCATTTGAGCTACTCCTTCTTCGGCATCAACGACAGCGGCGAGATTGTGTCCCTGGACACCTGGCTGGACTACGATCTGGGCTTCATCAGCCAGGCCGTGGGTCTGAAGCATCAGAACTCCAACCTGAAGGTCCTGGCCGTCGTGGGTGGCTGGAACGAGGGCTCCACCAAGTACTCCTCGATGGCCGGCGACTGGTACAAGCGCCAGAACTTCATCAACTCGGCCCTGAACCTGCTGCGCAACCATGGATTCGATGGGCTGGACTTGGACTGGGAGTATCCCAACCAGCGTGGCGGCAACTGGAACGATCGCTCCAACTTTGTGACCCTGCTACGCGAGATTAAGGAAGC CTTCGCTCCCTATGGCTATGAGTTGGGTATTGCTGTGGGTGCCGGTGAGTCGCTTGCCAGCGGTTCCTACGAGATCGCCAACATTGCCCAGCACGTCGACTTTATCAACGTGATGACCTACGACTTCGCCATGGCCTCCGATGGCCAGACCGGCTTCAATGCCCCCCAGTGGGCCGTGGAGAACGCCATCTACTTCTGGATGAGCCAGGGTGCGCCGGCCCACAAGCTGGTCCTCGGCGTGGGCATGTACGGACGCTCCTTCCAGCTGTCCGACTCCTCCCAGAACTGGCCAGGAGCACCGTGCCGCGGTGAGGGTGCCGCTGGCTCCTACACCGGCTCCACCGGGTATCTGGGATACAACGAGATCTGCCAGAACAACTGGCACACCGTCTTCGACTATAACAATGCCGCTCCGTACGCCTACTCCGGCGACCAGTGGGTGAGCTTCGACAACGTGCTCAGCGTGCAGTACAAGATGGACTTCGCCCTGCGCAACAATCTGGCCGGAGCCATGATCTGGTCGTTGGAGACCGACGACTACCGCGGCAACTGCGGCGAAACCTATCCTCTTCTCAAGACCATAAACAGGAAGCTGCGTTGGTAA